The proteins below are encoded in one region of Pseudonocardia sp. DSM 110487:
- a CDS encoding sodium:solute symporter family protein, which translates to MLAQTDLRLDTIWIDYVFVVFYFVLVLGIGVLARRSIASSLDFLLSGRALPAWVTGLAFIAANLGAIELIGMMANGAQYGVATFHYYWIGAIPAMVFLGIVMMPFYYGSKARSVPEFLLMRFNATTQRVNGITFALASVLIAGVNLYALGLVLEALLGWSIALAIPVAALVVLSYTFLGGLNAAIYNEVLQFFVILALLIPLTVAGLARVGGWDGLQAQVVGLPPGPEQVSSWPGTSLTEIANPVLSVIGIVFGLGFVLSFGYWTTNFAEVQRALSARNMSAARRTPIIAAFPKALIPLVIVIPGMIAGVLVPQLTTLKQGGATDVTYNNALSLLMNEVLPNGILGVALAGLLASFMAGMAANVSSLNTVFTYDLWQDWIRPGRPDDYYLRIGRTVTVVGCVLAIGTAFIASTFENLMDYIQALFSFFNAPLFAIFILGLFWKRMTGTAGWTGLISGTLAAVIVDALVRVGVIAVSSQAGSFIGASAAFVVGIGVAAIVTMFTTSKPDSELVGLVWALTPREGRGKVRVAPSAAGEVPAGVGAPGEAPRRHAAIEEVPTAMHEEEGAWWQSPVVMGAIVLALTLVLYLIFA; encoded by the coding sequence ATGCTTGCGCAGACGGACCTGCGACTGGACACGATATGGATCGACTACGTGTTCGTCGTCTTCTACTTCGTGCTCGTGCTGGGCATCGGCGTGCTCGCCCGGCGGTCGATCGCGTCCAGCCTCGACTTCCTGCTGTCCGGGCGGGCACTGCCGGCGTGGGTCACCGGCCTGGCGTTCATCGCCGCGAACCTGGGTGCGATCGAGCTGATCGGCATGATGGCCAACGGCGCCCAGTACGGCGTGGCGACGTTCCACTACTACTGGATCGGCGCGATCCCGGCGATGGTCTTCCTCGGGATCGTGATGATGCCGTTCTACTACGGCAGCAAGGCGCGCAGCGTCCCCGAGTTCCTGCTCATGCGGTTCAACGCGACGACGCAGCGGGTCAACGGCATCACGTTCGCCTTGGCGTCGGTGCTCATCGCGGGCGTGAACCTGTACGCGCTCGGCCTGGTCCTCGAGGCGCTGTTGGGCTGGTCGATTGCGCTCGCGATCCCGGTGGCCGCACTCGTCGTGCTGAGTTACACCTTCCTCGGTGGGTTGAACGCGGCGATCTACAACGAGGTCCTGCAGTTCTTCGTCATCCTGGCCCTCCTGATCCCGCTCACGGTCGCTGGACTGGCCAGGGTCGGTGGGTGGGACGGGCTGCAGGCACAGGTCGTCGGTCTGCCGCCGGGGCCGGAGCAGGTGTCGTCGTGGCCGGGCACCTCGCTCACCGAGATCGCCAACCCGGTCCTCTCGGTGATCGGCATCGTCTTCGGGCTCGGGTTCGTGCTCTCGTTCGGCTACTGGACCACCAACTTCGCCGAGGTGCAGCGCGCGCTCTCGGCACGCAACATGTCGGCCGCCCGCCGCACGCCGATCATCGCGGCGTTCCCGAAGGCGCTGATCCCGCTCGTCATCGTGATCCCCGGGATGATCGCGGGAGTGCTGGTGCCGCAGCTGACCACGCTCAAGCAGGGCGGCGCCACCGACGTCACCTACAACAACGCGCTGTCGCTGCTGATGAACGAGGTGCTGCCCAACGGGATCCTCGGCGTTGCGTTGGCCGGGCTACTGGCTTCGTTCATGGCAGGCATGGCGGCCAACGTCAGCTCGCTCAACACGGTGTTCACGTACGACCTCTGGCAGGACTGGATCCGACCGGGCCGGCCAGACGACTACTACCTGCGGATCGGGCGCACTGTCACGGTGGTCGGCTGCGTGCTGGCGATCGGCACGGCGTTCATCGCCAGCACCTTCGAGAACCTGATGGACTACATCCAGGCGCTGTTCAGCTTCTTCAACGCTCCGCTGTTCGCGATCTTCATCCTGGGGCTGTTCTGGAAGCGGATGACCGGGACGGCGGGTTGGACCGGGCTGATCTCCGGCACGCTCGCGGCGGTGATCGTCGACGCGCTGGTGCGAGTCGGCGTGATCGCGGTGTCGTCGCAGGCGGGGTCGTTCATCGGAGCGAGCGCGGCGTTCGTCGTCGGCATCGGGGTCGCCGCCATCGTCACGATGTTCACCACGTCCAAGCCGGACTCCGAGCTCGTCGGGCTGGTGTGGGCGCTCACCCCCCGCGAGGGCCGCGGCAAGGTTCGCGTGGCGCCTTCGGCGGCAGGCGAGGTCCCGGCCGGAGTCGGCGCGCCCGGTGAGGCGCCGCGCCGCCACGCCGCGATCGAGGAGGTGCCCACCGCGATGCACGAGGAGGAGGGCGCGTGGTGGCAGTCGCCGGTGGTGATGGGCGCGATCGTGCTCGCGCTCACGCTCGTCCTGTACCTGATCTTCGCGTGA
- the nikE gene encoding ABC transporter ATP-binding protein, with translation MTPLLEYRDFTVSYRTVRGVEAAVRGVSLALDAGETLGLAGESGCGKSTLALAALRLLPRTAQIGGQVLVHGTDVGALSWGRLRALRWAGAAIVFQGAMHSLNPVQRIATQIAEPIRLHEPDATGVEKRVADLLDQVELPAARASAYPHELSGGQRQRVMIAMALACAPDLVIADEPTTALDVVVQKQVLDRLGALVTERGIGLVLISHDLSVLAATCGRVAVMQDGLVVEAGPSARLLRRPTHPHARALAAAFPTVGDPTSRKVEPGPPDVGPALAADRLTVDFPLRGGGSLRAVDGVSLELRPREIVALVGQSGSGKTTLARCLLGLQQATAGEVRYDGRPLPRSSRDLREYRRHVQLVLQDPTGALNPRHSVHEAVAEGLRVHRLPGDERELVDGALEQAELRPPDRFRHALPGELSGGQRQRVVIAGALALRPRFLVADEPVASLDASVRGEILALLLRLRSDPGLGALVITHDLGLAWTIADRVVVLHQGRVVESGPTEQVLLAPDHEYTKLLLSALPASPVHRR, from the coding sequence CTGGACGCGGGCGAGACGCTGGGGCTGGCAGGCGAGTCGGGCTGCGGCAAGTCCACCCTCGCGCTCGCCGCGCTGCGACTGCTGCCCCGCACGGCCCAGATCGGGGGCCAGGTACTCGTGCACGGCACGGACGTGGGAGCGCTGTCCTGGGGCCGCCTGCGCGCGCTGCGGTGGGCCGGCGCCGCGATCGTGTTCCAGGGCGCCATGCACTCGCTCAACCCGGTGCAGCGGATCGCCACGCAGATCGCCGAGCCGATCCGGCTGCACGAGCCGGACGCAACCGGGGTCGAGAAGCGCGTGGCGGACCTGCTCGACCAGGTGGAGCTGCCGGCCGCTCGGGCGTCCGCGTACCCGCACGAGCTGTCCGGCGGCCAGCGGCAGCGGGTCATGATCGCGATGGCGCTCGCGTGCGCGCCCGACCTGGTGATCGCCGACGAACCGACGACGGCGCTGGACGTCGTCGTGCAGAAGCAGGTGCTCGACCGGCTGGGCGCGCTGGTCACCGAGCGGGGTATCGGGCTGGTGCTGATCAGCCACGACCTGTCGGTGCTGGCCGCGACGTGCGGGCGGGTCGCCGTCATGCAGGACGGCCTCGTGGTCGAGGCAGGGCCCTCGGCGCGGCTGCTGCGCCGCCCGACCCACCCACACGCGCGGGCCCTCGCCGCGGCCTTCCCGACCGTCGGCGACCCGACGTCGCGGAAGGTGGAACCGGGCCCGCCGGACGTCGGTCCCGCGCTGGCCGCGGACCGGCTCACCGTCGACTTCCCGCTGCGCGGGGGCGGCAGCCTGCGCGCGGTGGACGGCGTGTCGCTCGAGCTGCGGCCCAGGGAGATCGTCGCGCTCGTCGGGCAGTCGGGGTCGGGTAAGACCACGCTGGCCCGGTGCCTGCTCGGCCTGCAGCAGGCCACGGCAGGCGAGGTGCGCTACGACGGGCGGCCGCTGCCCCGCTCCAGCCGCGACCTGCGCGAGTACCGCCGGCACGTGCAGCTGGTCCTGCAGGACCCGACCGGCGCGCTGAACCCGCGACACAGCGTGCACGAGGCGGTGGCCGAGGGCCTCCGGGTCCACCGGCTGCCCGGTGACGAGCGTGAGCTCGTGGACGGAGCGCTAGAGCAGGCGGAGCTGCGGCCGCCCGACAGGTTCCGCCACGCGCTGCCGGGCGAGCTGTCCGGCGGGCAGCGGCAGCGGGTGGTGATCGCGGGGGCGCTCGCGCTGCGGCCGCGGTTCCTCGTGGCCGACGAGCCGGTGGCCTCGCTGGACGCCTCGGTGCGCGGGGAGATCCTCGCGCTGCTGCTCCGGCTGCGCTCGGACCCGGGTCTGGGCGCACTGGTGATCACCCACGACCTCGGGCTGGCGTGGACGATCGCTGACCGGGTGGTGGTGCTGCACCAGGGACGGGTCGTCGAGTCCGGACCCACCGAGCAGGTGCTGCTCGCACCCGATCACGAGTACACGAAGCTGCTGCTCTCGGCCCTCCCGGCAAGCCCGGTCCATCGACGATGA